From a region of the Streptomyces sp. NBC_00193 genome:
- a CDS encoding glutamate--cysteine ligase translates to MIEPGTSTTSTGTTTTGTTTTGPKTQGPRATGPVFPLTLGVEEEFLLVDARTLRVVPAAPLVLSTAAGLPHELHPEGTRYQVEISTPVADSAAILRSELAGLRRTLARAARAHGCRLLAAPSPVVALEGPLHLTDDEPRQREQARRFGALTDTLVSCGRHVHIGTLDVDTAVAVSNRIRPWLPTLIALAANSPFWGGRDTGHASWRAMAWAGWPSAGLPPHFTSTAHFRRSVQTLLGSGAALDTKMVYWDLRPSGNWPTLELRAPDMSPDIDSAILQAELARALVATALREIAEQRPDPPVRDDVLRLARWRAAHDGLEGFGLDPYTGVELPAADLAEALLDLVAPELAASGDLDHASRTMAGLLRDGSGAHRQRTAFARRGDLKDVLRHLADETEAS, encoded by the coding sequence GTGATCGAACCTGGCACCAGCACCACGAGCACCGGCACCACGACAACAGGCACCACGACAACGGGGCCGAAGACGCAGGGACCGCGCGCGACCGGTCCGGTCTTCCCCCTCACCCTGGGGGTCGAGGAGGAATTCCTCCTCGTCGACGCCCGCACCCTGCGGGTGGTCCCGGCCGCCCCGCTCGTCCTGTCCACCGCCGCAGGGCTCCCCCACGAACTGCATCCCGAGGGCACCCGCTACCAGGTGGAGATCTCCACCCCCGTCGCCGACTCGGCCGCGATCCTGCGCAGCGAGCTCGCCGGCTTGCGGCGCACCCTCGCGCGGGCCGCCCGCGCCCACGGCTGCCGGCTGCTGGCGGCGCCCTCGCCGGTGGTCGCCCTGGAGGGCCCCCTCCACCTGACCGACGACGAGCCGCGCCAGCGCGAGCAGGCCCGGCGTTTCGGCGCGCTCACCGACACCCTCGTCAGCTGCGGCCGGCACGTCCACATCGGCACCCTCGACGTGGACACGGCGGTGGCCGTCTCCAACCGGATCCGGCCCTGGCTGCCCACGCTGATCGCACTGGCGGCCAACTCCCCCTTCTGGGGCGGCCGCGACACCGGCCACGCCAGCTGGCGGGCGATGGCCTGGGCGGGCTGGCCCTCGGCGGGCCTGCCCCCGCACTTCACCTCGACGGCCCACTTCCGGCGCTCCGTGCAGACCCTGCTCGGCTCCGGGGCGGCCCTCGACACCAAGATGGTCTACTGGGACCTCCGGCCCTCGGGGAACTGGCCGACGCTCGAACTCCGGGCCCCCGACATGTCCCCGGACATCGACTCGGCCATCCTCCAGGCCGAACTGGCCCGCGCCCTCGTCGCGACGGCCCTGCGCGAGATCGCCGAGCAGCGGCCGGATCCGCCCGTACGGGACGACGTACTGCGCCTCGCGCGCTGGCGGGCGGCCCACGACGGCCTGGAGGGCTTCGGACTGGACCCCTACACGGGCGTGGAACTCCCGGCGGCGGACCTGGCGGAGGCCCTGCTCGACCTGGTGGCCCCCGAACTGGCCGCGTCCGGCGACCTCGACCACGCGTCGAGAACCATGGCCGGCCTCCTGCGCGACGGTTCGGGCGCCCACCGCCAGCGCACGGCCTTCGCCCGCCGCGGCGACCTGAAGGACGTCCTGCGCCACCTGGCGGACGAGACGGAGGCCTCCTAG
- a CDS encoding MFS transporter, with the protein MTRTTVPSPSTRPRRRIWADPTPLKTSPDFRRLWFGGTVSSLGQAMTALAISLQVYEITGSSFSVGLVGLCSLVPLVTFGLYGGAVADTVDRRKLGLVSAFGLAVLSFALAGAALLDYHRVWLLYSIVALQSVCGALNAPARSAMIPRLLPAEQLPAANALNSMTWTFGMTVGPALGGIIVGWWGYQAAYLIDALTFGAALYTMWRLSPMKPEGAGDRRGRASVLDGLRFLGTRPNIRMTFFSDMAAMVLAQPKALFPAVAVLWYGGDAKTVGLLVAAPAVGALLGGLLSGWQGRIQRHGVAILLSVAAWGLAIAVFGLTRDLWLGLLFLALAGCADSISMVFRTTMLQAATPDDMRGRLQGVFIVVVAGGPRLGDFLAGATAELTSPTVAITGGGLACVLVLALLAARWRGFARYDARSPQA; encoded by the coding sequence GTGACTCGTACGACTGTTCCATCCCCGTCCACCCGCCCCCGGCGCCGCATATGGGCCGATCCCACCCCGCTGAAGACCTCTCCGGACTTCCGCCGGCTGTGGTTCGGCGGAACCGTCTCCTCGCTGGGCCAGGCGATGACCGCCCTGGCCATCTCGCTCCAGGTCTACGAGATCACCGGCTCCAGCTTCTCCGTCGGACTCGTCGGGCTCTGCTCGCTCGTCCCGCTGGTCACCTTCGGGCTCTACGGCGGGGCCGTCGCCGACACCGTCGACCGGCGCAAGCTCGGCCTCGTCAGTGCGTTCGGCCTGGCCGTGCTCTCCTTCGCCCTGGCCGGCGCCGCGCTCCTGGACTACCACCGGGTCTGGCTGCTGTACTCCATCGTCGCGCTCCAGTCCGTCTGCGGGGCCCTCAACGCCCCCGCCCGGTCGGCGATGATCCCGCGGCTGCTGCCCGCGGAGCAGCTGCCCGCCGCCAACGCGCTGAACTCCATGACATGGACCTTCGGGATGACCGTCGGCCCGGCGCTGGGCGGGATCATCGTCGGCTGGTGGGGCTACCAGGCCGCCTACCTGATCGACGCCCTCACCTTCGGCGCCGCCCTCTACACGATGTGGCGGCTGTCGCCGATGAAGCCCGAGGGGGCCGGTGACCGCAGGGGGCGGGCCTCGGTGCTCGACGGCCTGCGCTTCCTGGGGACGCGGCCGAACATCCGGATGACCTTCTTCTCCGACATGGCCGCCATGGTGCTGGCCCAGCCGAAGGCGCTGTTCCCGGCCGTCGCCGTGCTCTGGTATGGCGGCGACGCCAAGACGGTCGGGCTGCTCGTGGCCGCTCCGGCCGTCGGGGCGCTGCTCGGGGGGCTGCTCTCCGGCTGGCAGGGGCGGATCCAACGGCACGGGGTGGCGATCCTGCTCTCCGTCGCCGCCTGGGGGCTGGCCATCGCCGTGTTCGGGCTGACCCGGGACCTCTGGCTCGGGCTGCTCTTCCTGGCCCTGGCCGGATGCGCCGACAGCATCTCGATGGTGTTCCGCACCACCATGCTCCAGGCCGCGACCCCGGACGACATGCGGGGACGCCTGCAGGGCGTCTTCATCGTGGTCGTCGCCGGCGGGCCCCGGCTCGGGGACTTCCTCGCCGGGGCCACCGCCGAGCTCACCTCCCCGACCGTCGCGATCACGGGCGGCGGGCTCGCCTGTGTCCTCGTCCTGGCGCTGCTGGCCGCGCGCTGGCGGGGCTTCGCCCGCTACGACGCGCGGTCGCCGCAGGCCTGA
- a CDS encoding ANTAR domain-containing protein, with product MTGGRSARIQGLVAEQAARRGARVSVVDVCTAAVAALPIGGAGVTAASRTAAGRPLCSTGPVSELLEELQLTLGEGPGVEAYALGSAVLVPDLRADGERRRWPAFTPEALAAGAAAVFAFPLRVGAISPGVLDLYSEVPVELDSGELADAMVFADTATLVLLGTRIDPAPGPGGDLDGYRAEVDQATGMLTVQLGVGIEEAFLRLRAYAYAHGRRLSEVAADVVARRLRFPPDPDEERSAADDA from the coding sequence GTGACGGGTGGACGGTCGGCCCGGATCCAGGGGCTCGTGGCCGAGCAGGCGGCCCGGCGCGGCGCACGGGTCTCGGTGGTCGACGTCTGCACGGCCGCCGTGGCCGCGCTCCCGATCGGCGGAGCTGGGGTGACGGCCGCGTCCCGGACGGCGGCCGGGCGTCCGCTGTGCTCCACCGGCCCGGTGAGCGAGCTGCTCGAGGAACTCCAGCTCACCTTGGGCGAAGGCCCCGGGGTGGAGGCCTACGCCCTCGGTTCGGCCGTCCTGGTGCCCGATCTGCGGGCGGACGGGGAACGGCGCCGGTGGCCCGCCTTCACGCCGGAGGCCCTCGCCGCAGGTGCGGCGGCGGTCTTCGCCTTCCCGCTGCGGGTCGGCGCGATCAGTCCCGGAGTCCTCGACCTCTACTCCGAGGTTCCGGTCGAGCTGGACTCCGGGGAGCTGGCCGACGCCATGGTGTTCGCCGACACCGCCACGCTCGTGCTCCTCGGCACGCGCATCGACCCGGCGCCGGGACCCGGCGGTGATCTGGACGGCTACCGGGCCGAGGTCGACCAGGCCACCGGGATGCTCACCGTCCAGCTCGGCGTGGGCATCGAGGAGGCGTTCCTCCGCCTGCGCGCCTACGCGTACGCCCACGGCCGGCGGCTCTCCGAAGTGGCCGCCGACGTGGTGGCCCGCCGGCTGCGGTTCCCGCCGGACCCGGACGAGGAACGGAGCGCAGCCGACGATGCCTGA
- a CDS encoding STAS domain-containing protein has product MRVPDPNTDPHTAPYGESGRVLISPAGEIDVSTVHPLRASLDQCLRDGVRTVDVDLSAVTFCDCRCLGVLLSSWWRITAAGGTLTLHHPPPVLVRMIGITRSGYLLGDRPAPGLPAGLGGAL; this is encoded by the coding sequence ATGCGCGTCCCCGATCCGAACACCGACCCGCACACCGCCCCGTACGGCGAGAGCGGCCGCGTGCTGATCTCTCCGGCCGGAGAGATCGACGTGTCGACCGTCCACCCGCTGCGCGCCTCCTTGGACCAATGTCTGCGCGACGGCGTCCGTACCGTCGACGTCGACCTGTCCGCCGTCACCTTCTGCGACTGCAGGTGCCTGGGCGTGCTCCTCTCCTCGTGGTGGCGCATCACGGCGGCCGGAGGAACCCTGACCCTGCATCACCCGCCGCCCGTACTGGTCCGGATGATCGGCATCACCCGTTCCGGCTACCTGCTCGGCGACCGTCCCGCTCCCGGGCTCCCCGCCGGCCTGGGCGGAGCGCTGTGA